DNA from Candidatus Woesearchaeota archaeon:
GGCCTGCTGGAAAATGCTGAGAGGGGATTCAGCAACCAGTCTTATGACTACCAACTGATTGTGCCTGACAACACTAACCAGAGCATGCCCAGCGAGAGCTATTATTTTTACATAGAGCTGATATGAAACTAGACACAATCGGTCAAGAGCCAAGAGAAAGATTTAAATAATAAGTATAATGAATAAAAAATGGTGATAAATTGTTAAATTATTTTGAGGGATTGCTGAAAATAGCGAATGTCGTGCTTTCTGTTATAGCAGGGTTTATAGCACTGAGCCTTTTGAGGGTGAGCCAGCAAAAGAAAGAGCTGGCTTCATGGAAAGCGCTTATCGCAGCGCTGGTATTTTTTATGCTGCAGGAGATCCTGGGAGCGTTAAGGGCATTTGGAATATTTTCTTCACCTTACCTGACTCATGTTGTTCCTACTATCGTGCTTGCTTTGCTTATATATGCGCTGGCTATACAGCTGCACATAAATGTTGTGGAAAAATGATACCTTTTGGAGAATGCCTGGGAGTTGTAGCGCCTTATTATAATCTGGTGTTTGTACTTGTAGTATTATTAATGTTTTTTAAATTGTTCAGCATTAAGAACAAAAAGCTGTTTTTGCTTCCCTGGAAGCTGCTTTTTGCTGCTGTGGGAATTTATATCCTGGAGGAGATGCTTACTGTTTTCAAGAATGTAGGCATGGTTGAGCTGCCAAGGATATATAATGCGGTTTTTGAATTTTTCATAATTTCAATATTCATTTATTTGCTGCTGGTGCAAAAGCAGTATTTAACCAATAAAAAAAATGACAAGTAAGAAAGGGCTATCACCACTAGTTGCTACTGTACTTTTGGTAGTGTTTGCGCTGGTGGTGGGCACAGCGACCATGAGCTGGGGAAAGAATTATGTAGAGAGCATTCCTGAGCCAGATGAGGACAGGATTATGGGCTCATCTATTGTCATTAGCATTGACCAGATAGACAACGAATTAAAGGAAGCGCAGATCAAGTACATAACAGGCAGGCTCAACCTTGATGAATACCTTCATGAGGAAGAGACTATCCTTAAAGAGATGAAAGCAGATTAGAATTTTTCCAGCATGGAAGAAATATTCCATATCTGTGTTCTTACATACGGCTGAAGATTTGTATCATCGCCTATCTCATCCAAATCATGCAGGGCCTTGTTGACCTTAACAGACATCTCTTCTCCATGGTTAAGATAGGATATTATTTTTTCAAGCCTGGCCTTGATGTTCTTGGGAACTGTATTATCCCCGCACAATTCTTTCAGAACATCGATGACATCATTAATCTGGTTTTCCTGCTGCATTTTTGCTGCCTTCCATGTTTTTCATTATTTCTGACTGCAACGACTGGGCTTTCTCCCTTATGTTTTCTTCCTGCTTTTCGAGGGTTTTTATTCTAAGCTCAGATGTAGCTTTTTTTGACTCTAAATCTTTGCGGACATCGGGTTTCTTCGACTTTACCATGATATTTCCTATTATCCTATAGCTTTCCTCGGAATCTTTAAGCTCTTTTAGGGCAGACTCTATTTCAGCAATCTGCGTCTGGAACTGCTGTTTTTGCATAAGTATATTCTGAAGGCTTTGCTCATACAACTGCAGTTGGTTGATGTCTTGTTCCCTATCAGTCATTTTTTATCAAATCCTGTGTTTTTTCGTATATTACCAGTGTTTTTAAGACACGATTGAACGAAGCTTTTAATGCTGTGGCATCTGCAGCTTTTATGTTAAAGATAACGCTTTTTTCCCCTTTTTCAGCGCTTAATTCAGAGCGGTCTTTTTTTCCCTGCTCGCTTTGTATTATTTTGTAAAATTTTTCTGGCTTATTCTCACGGACTTCTAAGTTAAGCTCGTATTTCATCTTGCAGTTACTTTTGTCGAAATATTCCGGGGCTTGAAAAGTATTTTGCTTCCGCAATACGGGCATCTCACTTTTTTTCTTATATAGTCCATGGCTACTTTCTTATTGCATTCAAAACATTTATATTCAACCATTTTATGATTTTTCCTCTGCTTTTTCTTCTTCGATAGAAGGCTGCTTTGCTGCCGGCTTTGATATATTGTGGGCCTTGCCTGTAAATTTGGAGCTGCACTTTTTACAGCGCCAGATCCCATTAGCTACCCTCTTTGCGCTCAGCCTATTGCAGTAAGGGCATTTATGCAATCTTCTCTGCTCTTTCTCAATCTTAGCAAACCTTTGTTTTACTGTCCTGCCGTACCTTGCGCCAAACCTTTTTGATGAACCTAATTTTTTTGCTTCTGCCATTTTATTGATAGTGTTCTTTGAAAATGGGGCTACCCAGACTTTCAATTATAAAAGGAAAACTCTTATATTTTTTGAACTGGGGTCGTATGGTCCCAAACCATAAATGATAGCTGCCCCGGTGCAACCCGGCAAATCCGATTTGCGCCGCCCAAGCTACACCATAGCCCCATTTAGGCAAGGTTACTGGAATTTTAAGAGCTTTATAAAGCTTACGCCCCCCCACACTAGTATCTCCGAATGCTGTATGATTATGAAATTTTAACAACAACAAAGGCAGGAGACAGTCATTTTGCTTCGCAAAATGCCCTACGAGCACACCGAAGGAGCCAACCCCTCCTCTGTCTCCGCCATTGTTGTTAAAATTTCTTAAATCCTCCTATAGGATATAGCTACCACTTTAGTATGACTTATATTCACTTTAGTATATTCACCTTAGTAATAATGTGCAAATGTCTCCTGGGCGTAAAATACTGCCTAACCTCTCGCTGCTTCACTACCAAAGCTTTATATACATTCTGGAGTTTCGAGACGATATGGCTTTAACAGAAAGACAGAAGCATGAATTGAAGAAATTCATAAAGGAACTGGAACAATATAGAGGCAGGCATACTGAATTTGTCAGTGTGCTGATTCCTGCAGGTTATGACCTTAACAAAATAATAAACCACCTTAGCCAGGAGCAGGGAACAGCTACAAATATAAAATCCGCTTCCACCAGGCAGAATGTCATTGATGCGCTGGAGAAGATGATACAGCATTTAAAGATATTTAAGAAAACGCCTGAGCACGGCCTGGCAGCGTATGCAGGGAATGTTGCTTCGGCGGAAGGAAAGAATGATGTAAGAGTCTGGAGCATTGAGCCGCCAATCCCTCTTAATACGAGGCTATACAGATGCGATAAGGATTTCAAGCTTGATATTCTGAGGGAGATGCTGGAAGCGAAAGAATCTTATGGTATGATTGTTTTGGACAGGAGGGATGCTAATCTAGCGTTATTGAAAGGAAAAACAATATTACACCTGCTTAAAACTCATAGTGAAGTTCCCGGAAAGTTTCGGGCCGGCGGGCAATCTGCTCCCCGCTTCGCACGCCTGCGAGACGGGGCTGCGAAAGACCATTATAAGAAAGTGGCTGATTATGCTAAGGAGCAGTTTTTAGGAAAGAAAGGCCTCAAAGGGATTATTGTGGGCGGCCCCGGCCCAACCAAATATGATTTTGTTGAAGGCGGATATTTAACAAATGAACTGAGGAAAAAGATTATTGCGATAAAAGACCTCAGCTACACAGGAGATTTTGGCATGGAAGAATTGCTTCAGAAATCAGATGATGTGCTTGCTTCGGAAGATGTTGCTGAAGAGAAAAAACTGATGGGAGAATTTTTTGATAAGCTGGCAAAAAACCCTGCTATAGTGGCTTACGGCGAGAATGACACCCTGAAAAAGCTGAAGCTGGGTGCTGTTGACAGGCTCTTAATTTCAGATGGGCTGGATGAGCAGAAGATAGATGAATTTGAGAAAGAAGCCAAAAAAGTAGGCACTGAACTTTTAATAGTCTCGACTGAGACAAGAGAGGGAGTCCAGCTGAAGGAGATGGGCGGGATTGCAGGCATATTAAGATATGAAGTAAAGGATTAATAATGCTGTAAAAACTATGAGATACTATAAGATTAATATATTATTAATGTTTTTTTCTGACAATGCTGGCTGAAAAGGCTTACCTGGAGATGTACCCTGAATCACGGCTTGGGAAATATGAGTTTTCCCTCAAATATTCCGGAAGATTTAATGCCTATAATGCAAATGTAAGAAGAAAAGGCAGGAAAATCGAATTTTGCCTGAGCAGCAAATGGAAGCAGATAAACCAGGATGTGAAAATAGGCTTATTGCAGGGGCTTTTTAACAAGATTTTCAGGACAAATATAAATACAGCGAATATCGAATTATATGAAATATTCATTAAGAAAATACATATTGCAACGCCCAAAGTGAGCAGTGATCCTGTTCTGGAAAGGTCCTTTGATAGAATCAATGAGCAATACTTTAACGGATTGATAGAGAAGCCTAATCTAAAATGGGGCAGGGAATCCACTACTAAGCTGGGAAGCTATGAATACGGCTCTGATACTATTACGATAAGCAGCATTTTCAAACCTAATGAAGAATTTCTTGATTACATAATGCACCATGAGATGCTACATAAGAAGCATAAATTCCATACAAAAAACGGAAAGAGCTACCATCACACCAGGGAATTCAACTGCCAAGAGGGGAAATTCAGAAACAGAAATGAAATTGAGGGGAAGCTTAACTCATTTTTAGGGAAATTAGGGAAATCAGCCAGAGGAGATCTCTCTTCAGGAGCAAAACGAAATATTTAAAAAATTAAAGCCTATTTTTCTGTTTATGGCGGAAAGACTTATTCCTATTGCTGCAATGGAAAAAATAATACGTAATGCAGGGGCTGACAGAGTATCAGACAGAGCTAAAGCAGCCCTGAAAGAGCTGATGGAGGAGAAGGCTGAGAAAATTTCTTCAAGAGCAGCAAAATTTGCAATGCATGCGGGCAGGAAAACTATCAAGGCTGAGGACATTAAGCTAGCGGTAAACGAGATTAGATAATTTTTTAAATAAACCAGAAATACGAGTCTAAGGTGATATCTGATGGGTGAGACAAAGCCAGTGGCGATAGGGACGCTCAAGAAAGGAAATTATATTGTAATCGACGGATTTGCATGCAAGGTTGTTGATATCCAGGTAAGTAGGCCAGGTAAACACGGACATGCCAAGATCAGGATGACCGGAGTAGGAATCACGGACGGCAAGAAAAGGGTTATTGTTGCACCAGGGCACGATAATGTCGACACGCCTATAGTTGAGAAGAAAACCGCCCAAGTGCTTTCGGTCTCGGGAAACAAGGCTAATGTGATGGATAACGAAAGCTATGAGACATTCGACCTTGAGATTCCCGACGAGCTTAAAGGGCAGGTCAATGAGGGCGGACAAGTGCTTTACTGGGTTGTGCTGGATGATAAAGTCATGAAGCAGGTGCAGGGATAATTTGCTTTTTTGTGCTTACATCGGATTGTCCAGCATAATATGGCAATGCTATTTCAATCAGAAAATGAAGATTAAGGTGAGAAAATATGGCTAAATTTGCAGAGGCTGAAGCAAGGCGATTTCACAATACTTTTGTCTGCAGGATATGCAAAAGCAAGATGAAAGCCCCAAATATGAAAGTCATGCAGGGCAAAGTAAGCTGCAGGAAATGCGGCAGCAATAAGCTGAGGACTGTCAAGAAGAAGTAGCGACTATAATCTTCGTTAAGCCCAGAGATGATTAAGAGTGAAAAATTCTATTGCACCCTCTTATTTTACAATAAGGATGAATAAGATACTTAGGATGATTGATAATATAGCAAAACCCAATATGAAACTGCTAGACGTAGGGTGCAAAGACTTTGGAAATGAAGAAGCATTTCTTTTAAAAAAACTGGAAGGAAAAAATTTATTTTTGTACGGAATAGACAAGACTGATGTAAAAAACCCTAAGTTTAATTTCACGCAAGGCGATATCGAAAAAGGACTTCCTTATGATGATAATTACTTTGACATAATTGTTGCTGGTGAGATAATTGAGCATATATATAATACTGATTTATTCTTGAAGGAAATATACAGATGTTTGAAAAATAATGGCCATCTTATAATAACCACTCCTAATACTACTAGTCTTAATAATAGGATTCATTACATGATGGGCAAAATACCAGAAGAAAATAAAGAACACATAAGATTCTTCAATTTCGATAGACTTACCAGGTATTTAATTAAAACAGGATTCAGAGTTGAAAAAAAGCTCACCAATAATATCCCGTTTCCTATCACTAAAATCAAAAGCAATATAGCTGTAAAATTAGGAGATTACTTTTATTCTCTGGGCCAAATTATCATAATTCGGGCCAGTAAAAGAAAAAAGATATCTAATCAAATCGCTTCGGAAAATACCTATTACGAATGACTGCAGACTGTCGGGACATTTGCTGCTTTTGCAATCAATGACATAGCAGGCAGTTATTTTTTCGAAACTCTCAGAAAATAGGAATCTTTAAAAAGTAATTTCTTAATACCCAATCAAGATGAAAAAAAGAGGCATTATAGCAGCACTTTTAATTTTTTTATTTCCTGCCAGCTATGTTTTTTTTAACCAGTATATCAATTTTGATACATTAAGCGCTGTATTGTTTCTTCTCATAATTATTGTTTTAGTTATCAGGAACAGAAAAATTCTGAATTTTCAGACTATTTTGGGATTGGGCAAGCTTCCCTTGGTTTATGCTGTGCTGTGGAAAACCAAATTCGGGCTTAAGTTTATGGACAATATTGCGAATAAATACAGGGAAACGATCAAGCTGATAGGGTATTGCTTTATAGGATTGGGATTTGTGGGCATGATATTCATTTCTGTTAATTTGCTCATAATGCTATTCCGGCTTTTTATCACGCCAAAGGAAACAGCACAGGGCGTTTCATTGGTCCTGCCCCTTACAAATATACCCGGCATAGGCTACCTTTCTTTCTGGTATTTTTTAATCACTATATTTGTAGCAGTGCTGATACATGAATTTTCGCACGGCATAGTGGCGAGGGCACATAAAGTGCCTGTGAATGCTTCCGGCTTGGGTGTTTTCTCATTAATCCTGCCTCTTTTTCCACTGGCATTTGTAGAGCCTGATGAGAAGAAACTGCAGAAGAATAAGGATGTAGTCCAGTATTCCATATTTTCTGCAGGCCCGATGGTGAATGTAATCTTTGCGCTGCTTCTGCTTCTGCTGATGTCTTTTGTAATTTTCCCTGTTGAGGATAGTATAACGCATCCTGTCGGCTTATCTTTTAATGCTGTAATGGAGAATTATTCTGCAGAGGAAGCTGGGATGAAGCCTGGCATGATCATAAATGAGGTTAACGGAAAGGAAGTCCTTACATACCAGGAATTTTCGGAAGAGATTGGGGAGCTTGAGCCCGGCCAGGAATTAACAATAGGCACCGACAAGGGAACGTTTAATATTGTAACCAAACCAGCGCCTGATGAGCCTGATAAGGGATATATAGGGATATTGGACATACGCAATGAAAGGAGGATGAACAGGGAATATGAGAGGCTTAGCGGGACATATTTCTGGCTGAGAGGACTGGTTAAATGGATGTACATACTTAATTTAATAATAGGTCTAATGAACCTGCTTCCCTTAATGGTTACAGACGGCGGCAGGATGCTGAAAACCGCTCTGGAAAAGATAATCAAAGACACGAAAAAAGCCAATAAGGCATGGGTATTCGTGGGAGCTGTTTTCATATTCACGCTTCTTTTTGCGTTGATAGTCAGATACAGCCTAGAATTGCTTAGTTTTTTAAGCCTGGGCTGAACTTAAGAACAGGCTTTCTTGCTGCCTGAACCTCATCCAGCCTTTTTACAGGGGTTTTATAAGGGGAGTTTTTGATTATCTTCGGGGCAGTTGCTGCCTGCTCTTTTATTTTAATAAGGGCATGCGCGAATTTGTCCAATGTATCTTTGTTCTCTGTTTCTGTAGGCTCAATCATCATGGCCCCCTCCACTATAAGGGGAAAATATATTGTAGGGGGATGGAAATTATAGTCCAGCAGCCCCTTTGCTATGTCTAAAGTTGTGATGTGATTCGGCATTTTGGAGTCATCAAGAACGAATTCATGCTTACAAAGATAATCGTATTTCAGATTGAAATGCTGTTTCAGCTTTTCTTTGAGGTAATTTGCATTAAGGACAGCATGTTTTGATACTTTTTTCAAGCCATCTGTGCCTAATGCATTGATATATGTGCATGCTTTAATCATGACCTGGAAATTCCCGTAGAATGATTTTATCCTGCCTATGGATGAGGGCTTGTTTCGGTTAAGAAAATACCTGTTTCCTGTTTTTTCTATTCTTGGAACCGGGAGGAACGGCTCCAGCTCTCTTGTTGCAGCTACAGGGCCGCAGCCCGGTCCGCCGCAACCGTGGGGGGCGGAAAAAGTCTTATGAAGATTTAAGTGAAGTATATCTATGTCCATATCTTCCGGCCTGGCTTTTCCTAATAGAGCATTCATGTTTGCGCCATCCATATATACTAATGAGCCGTTATCATGTGCTAGTTTTGTGATTTCTAGGATTTTTTCTTCAAAAATTCCCAGTGTGTTGGGAATGGTAAGCATTATTGCTGCAGCATCTCCTGTTAAATTGGCTTTGAGGTCTTCAATATCTGTCTGTCCCTTTTCATTGCTCTTTATCGTGACTGTTTCGAAATTGCACATGGCAGCTGAAGCGGGATTTGTCCCGTGTGAAGAGTCGGGAGTGAGGATTATATTTCTTTTTTCTTTCCTGCTCTTGAAATATGCCTTTACCATCATCAATCCGGTGAGTTCACCGTGCGCGCCTGCAGCAGGCTGCAGTGTTATGCTGTGCATGCCGGTTATCTCTTTCAATTGTTCCTGCAGTCCATACATCAGCTGCAAGCTGCCCTGTACATCCTCTTCTTTGGCATAAGGATGAACGCCGGCAAATCCTGAGAGCGCTGCCAGCTCTTCGCTTATCTTTGGGTTGTATTTCATGGTGCAGCTGCCCAATGGATAGAACCCATTGTCAACCCCAAAATTCTTTTTTGACAGCTCATTAAAATGCCTTATTATTTCCACTTCGTTTAGTTCGGGCAATGAATTTGATTTTCTGAGAAATTCTTCCGGGATTATGCCATTTGCTTCCGGCACGTCTAATTCCGGCAAATAGCCTGTTTCACGGCCCGGCCTGCTTTTCTCGAAAATTGTTTCAGTCATTTTATGAGCTGTTTTTTTTGACTATTTCAATAAATCTATCGATATCTTGTTTTGAATTCATCTCTGTTACGCAGATGAGCATGCAGTTTTTCAGCGCAGGATAGAATTTTTCGAGGTCTAGCCCGGGCTCGATGCTGTTCTTTTCAAGCTCCTTCCCTGCCCTTTTCATGTTGTCTTTATTTCTAAACTGTATAACAAATTCATTGTAGAGAAGGCTATTGCTGAATACTTTAAATTCCTTTAAACTTTCATATGCATAATGAGCCTTTTGCAGATTTAGGTTAGCAAGGTTAATTATTCCGTTTTTTCCCAATGCTGTCAGGTAGACTGTTGCTGCAAGCGCATTTAATGCCTGGTTTGAGCAGATATTGCATGATGCTTTTTCCCTTCTTATGTGCTGCTCCCTGGCCTGCAAGGTCAGCATATAGCCTTTTTTTCCTTCCCTGTCAACAGCCTGGCCGACTATCCTTCCTGGCAAATGCCTAATTAATCCCTGCTTTACTGCTATTATACCCAATAATGAGCCGCCGAATGATTTGGGGTTCCCAAAGGACTGGCCTTCTGCTGTTACGATATCAGCACCTAATTTTCCCGGCGGGGCAAGAATACCGAGGCATGAAGTGTCTGCAACCGAGACAGTGAGCAATGAATTGTTTTTATGGGCAGCCCTTTCTACTTCCATTATGTCCTCGACAGCCCCCAGAAAATTAGGGCTTTGGATAAGGATTCCTGCTGTATTATGGTTTACTGCACTTTTCAGCTTTTCTATGTCTGTTTTTCCGTTGCTGCCTATATCGATTTCAACCAAGTTTTTGTTTTTTGCATTGAGGTATGTCCTGACTGTTTGCCTGTATTCGGGATGGACAGTTTTAGAGATTATTATGTCGCTTCTTCCCGTTTTTTTAAGGCTTATGAGAGCGGCTTCTGCAAGCGCTTCTGCTCCGTCATAAACTGAGGCATTGGAAGCATCCATGCCTGTCAAGTCACATATCATAGTCTGGTATTCAAATATTGCCTGCAGTATGCCCTGTGATATTTCAGCCTGATACGGTGTGTAGGCTGTGCAGAATTCGGGCTTTGATATTATTCGGCTGACTATTGCAGGAATGTAATGGGAGTAGCAACCAGCGCCAAGGAAAGATGTTTTGTAAGCCCTGTTTTTTCTTGCTATATATGTTATTTTTTTTCTTAACTGGAGTTCAGATAGCGGCTCTGGAAGATTGAGCTGTGCTTTTTTTTGTATCTCTTCGGGGATGTCTGCAAATAAGCCTTTTATAGAAACTATTCCAATATCCTTAAGCATAGCTCTTTCTTCATCTATGTTTTTTGGAATAAAATCCATTTAAGTCAACTATTTTCAGTCATTCTCAATCTGCTTCCTGTATTCTTCAGCAGACATTAGTGAATGCAGTTCAGACTTGTCTTTAAGCTTTATCTTTGCAATCCAGCCCTCACCATAGCAGTCCTTATTCAGAGTTTCCGGGGAGTCTGCTAATTTTTCATTTACTCGTGTCACTTCACCTGATAGCGGCGCAAACACATCAGAAACAGACTTGACTGATTCCACATTTGCCAAATTTTTGCCTTTTTCCACCTGTTTGCCTTTCTCCGGCAATTCCACAAATACTATGTCTGTGAGCTGTTTTTGGGCATGGTCTGTTATGCCTACTGTTGCGGTGTCTTCCTGCACCCTGACCCATTCATGGTCTTTAGAATATTTCAGTTCAGTTGGAATATTTGCCATTTTTTACCACCCACGCTTATAAAAAGGTTTTTTTACAATTTTTGCAGGATGGAGTTTATTTCTTATATTTATATCTATTTCGGTTTCAGCATAATTTGCATCAACCAGAGCCAAGCCGATTCCTTTTTTAAGCGAAGGACTTAATGTTCCCGAGGTTACATATCCTATTCCTTTATCACTTTTCAGCACTTTGTATCCTTTTCTCGGAATAGCCTTGCCTGTCATAATAAAAGCGGCTATTTTCTTTTTTTGATTTTTCTTTATTTCTTTTAGGCGCTGTTTTCCTATAAAATTTTCTTTGCCAAAACTTATGGTGAAAGGGATTCCTGCTTCGATGGGGCTGATTTCTTCTGACAGCTCATGCCCATATAAAGAATAACATGACTCCAGCCTTAATGTGTCTCTCGCACCAAGACCTGCTGGCTTAAGGTTGTGCTCTCTTCCTGATTCCAATAATAATTTCCATAGCTCCTTTGCCTTGCCTGCTTCAAAGTATATCTCGAACCCGTCTTCCCCTGTATAGCCGCTTCTTGAAATAATGAAATAAGTTTGACCTATTATTTTTTCTGTGAACTCAAACCTTTTAAGCTGTTTCAAGCTTATCTTGAATGCCTTTTCTAATATGTTCTGGCTTAAAGGCCCCTGAAGGTCTAATTTAGAAGTATTTTTTGATGCGTTGCTTATTGTTGTATTGAGAGCATTTCTATTGGCTACCAAGTGTTTTAAGTCTTTCTCAATATTGCCTGCATTGACCACCAGCATAAACTTATTCTCATTTAACCTATATATGAATAAGTCATCTATTGTTCCGCCTTTCTTATTGCACATTACAGTGTAGGAGCACCCCTTTTCTTTTATCTTTGAGATATCCTTGGCTGTTATTTTCTGCAGGAATTCCAGAGCGTCTTTTCCCTCTATGATAATCTCCCCCATGTGCGAGGTATCAAACAGAGAAGCCTTTTTCCTTGTGTTATGGTG
Protein-coding regions in this window:
- a CDS encoding prefoldin subunit beta codes for the protein MTDREQDINQLQLYEQSLQNILMQKQQFQTQIAEIESALKELKDSEESYRIIGNIMVKSKKPDVRKDLESKKATSELRIKTLEKQEENIREKAQSLQSEIMKNMEGSKNAAGKPD
- a CDS encoding DNA-directed RNA polymerase subunit P, yielding MVEYKCFECNKKVAMDYIRKKVRCPYCGSKILFKPRNISTKVTAR
- a CDS encoding 50S ribosomal protein L37ae; amino-acid sequence: MAEAKKLGSSKRFGARYGRTVKQRFAKIEKEQRRLHKCPYCNRLSAKRVANGIWRCKKCSSKFTGKAHNISKPAAKQPSIEEEKAEEKS
- the prf1 gene encoding peptide chain release factor 1, whose translation is MALTERQKHELKKFIKELEQYRGRHTEFVSVLIPAGYDLNKIINHLSQEQGTATNIKSASTRQNVIDALEKMIQHLKIFKKTPEHGLAAYAGNVASAEGKNDVRVWSIEPPIPLNTRLYRCDKDFKLDILREMLEAKESYGMIVLDRRDANLALLKGKTILHLLKTHSEVPGKFRAGGQSAPRFARLRDGAAKDHYKKVADYAKEQFLGKKGLKGIIVGGPGPTKYDFVEGGYLTNELRKKIIAIKDLSYTGDFGMEELLQKSDDVLASEDVAEEKKLMGEFFDKLAKNPAIVAYGENDTLKKLKLGAVDRLLISDGLDEQKIDEFEKEAKKVGTELLIVSTETREGVQLKEMGGIAGILRYEVKD
- a CDS encoding histone, whose protein sequence is MAERLIPIAAMEKIIRNAGADRVSDRAKAALKELMEEKAEKISSRAAKFAMHAGRKTIKAEDIKLAVNEIR
- a CDS encoding translation initiation factor IF-5A, with the protein product MGETKPVAIGTLKKGNYIVIDGFACKVVDIQVSRPGKHGHAKIRMTGVGITDGKKRVIVAPGHDNVDTPIVEKKTAQVLSVSGNKANVMDNESYETFDLEIPDELKGQVNEGGQVLYWVVLDDKVMKQVQG
- the rpl40e gene encoding 50S ribosomal protein L40e (contains a zinc-finger motif), coding for MAKFAEAEARRFHNTFVCRICKSKMKAPNMKVMQGKVSCRKCGSNKLRTVKKK
- a CDS encoding methyltransferase domain-containing protein yields the protein MNKILRMIDNIAKPNMKLLDVGCKDFGNEEAFLLKKLEGKNLFLYGIDKTDVKNPKFNFTQGDIEKGLPYDDNYFDIIVAGEIIEHIYNTDLFLKEIYRCLKNNGHLIITTPNTTSLNNRIHYMMGKIPEENKEHIRFFNFDRLTRYLIKTGFRVEKKLTNNIPFPITKIKSNIAVKLGDYFYSLGQIIIIRASKRKKISNQIASENTYYE
- a CDS encoding aminotransferase class V-fold PLP-dependent enzyme gives rise to the protein MTETIFEKSRPGRETGYLPELDVPEANGIIPEEFLRKSNSLPELNEVEIIRHFNELSKKNFGVDNGFYPLGSCTMKYNPKISEELAALSGFAGVHPYAKEEDVQGSLQLMYGLQEQLKEITGMHSITLQPAAGAHGELTGLMMVKAYFKSRKEKRNIILTPDSSHGTNPASAAMCNFETVTIKSNEKGQTDIEDLKANLTGDAAAIMLTIPNTLGIFEEKILEITKLAHDNGSLVYMDGANMNALLGKARPEDMDIDILHLNLHKTFSAPHGCGGPGCGPVAATRELEPFLPVPRIEKTGNRYFLNRNKPSSIGRIKSFYGNFQVMIKACTYINALGTDGLKKVSKHAVLNANYLKEKLKQHFNLKYDYLCKHEFVLDDSKMPNHITTLDIAKGLLDYNFHPPTIYFPLIVEGAMMIEPTETENKDTLDKFAHALIKIKEQAATAPKIIKNSPYKTPVKRLDEVQAARKPVLKFSPGLKN
- a CDS encoding aminomethyl-transferring glycine dehydrogenase subunit GcvPA, with translation MDFIPKNIDEERAMLKDIGIVSIKGLFADIPEEIQKKAQLNLPEPLSELQLRKKITYIARKNRAYKTSFLGAGCYSHYIPAIVSRIISKPEFCTAYTPYQAEISQGILQAIFEYQTMICDLTGMDASNASVYDGAEALAEAALISLKKTGRSDIIISKTVHPEYRQTVRTYLNAKNKNLVEIDIGSNGKTDIEKLKSAVNHNTAGILIQSPNFLGAVEDIMEVERAAHKNNSLLTVSVADTSCLGILAPPGKLGADIVTAEGQSFGNPKSFGGSLLGIIAVKQGLIRHLPGRIVGQAVDREGKKGYMLTLQAREQHIRREKASCNICSNQALNALAATVYLTALGKNGIINLANLNLQKAHYAYESLKEFKVFSNSLLYNEFVIQFRNKDNMKRAGKELEKNSIEPGLDLEKFYPALKNCMLICVTEMNSKQDIDRFIEIVKKNSS
- the gcvH gene encoding glycine cleavage system protein GcvH, coding for MANIPTELKYSKDHEWVRVQEDTATVGITDHAQKQLTDIVFVELPEKGKQVEKGKNLANVESVKSVSDVFAPLSGEVTRVNEKLADSPETLNKDCYGEGWIAKIKLKDKSELHSLMSAEEYRKQIEND
- the gcvT gene encoding glycine cleavage system aminomethyltransferase GcvT yields the protein MKTILYEEHKKLGASIVDFNGWEMPLQYGSIIREHHNTRKKASLFDTSHMGEIIIEGKDALEFLQKITAKDISKIKEKGCSYTVMCNKKGGTIDDLFIYRLNENKFMLVVNAGNIEKDLKHLVANRNALNTTISNASKNTSKLDLQGPLSQNILEKAFKISLKQLKRFEFTEKIIGQTYFIISRSGYTGEDGFEIYFEAGKAKELWKLLLESGREHNLKPAGLGARDTLRLESCYSLYGHELSEEISPIEAGIPFTISFGKENFIGKQRLKEIKKNQKKKIAAFIMTGKAIPRKGYKVLKSDKGIGYVTSGTLSPSLKKGIGLALVDANYAETEIDINIRNKLHPAKIVKKPFYKRGW